One genomic segment of Chitinophaga sancti includes these proteins:
- a CDS encoding DeoR/GlpR family DNA-binding transcription regulator — MLKEERFEYILRKLQADHKVLHTELSNDLNVSEDTVRRDLEALAQNGLLIKVRGGAIPHSPNPFNFTERISIHEDDKRAIADKALSFLHNGQTIIMDGGTTTYALVKLFPPALQLTVVTPSIPIAMQLMEHPGVDVILTGGRIFKSSQVTAGIETIRMIEKLRADICFMGVCSLHTEVGVTGPHLDEATVKNVMVQSANKVIALATSDKMGTAEPYKVCDIREMDTIITDEAGLAMAGPYRELGINVI, encoded by the coding sequence ATGCTGAAAGAGGAACGTTTTGAGTACATCCTCAGAAAGTTACAGGCAGATCATAAAGTGTTGCATACGGAGTTGAGTAATGACTTAAATGTGTCAGAAGATACCGTGCGTCGTGATCTGGAAGCCCTGGCGCAAAATGGTTTGTTAATCAAAGTAAGGGGAGGGGCCATTCCTCATTCTCCCAATCCGTTTAATTTTACAGAAAGAATCTCTATTCACGAAGATGACAAAAGAGCGATAGCTGACAAAGCACTCTCATTTTTGCACAATGGCCAGACTATTATAATGGATGGTGGTACTACCACTTATGCACTCGTCAAATTATTCCCTCCTGCATTACAGCTGACAGTTGTTACTCCCAGTATTCCCATTGCCATGCAATTGATGGAACATCCGGGGGTAGACGTTATTCTTACCGGGGGGCGTATTTTCAAGAGTTCGCAGGTAACGGCGGGGATTGAAACGATTCGTATGATAGAGAAGCTACGTGCTGATATCTGTTTCATGGGCGTATGCAGTTTGCATACAGAAGTGGGTGTGACGGGGCCTCATCTGGATGAAGCCACCGTAAAAAATGTGATGGTACAGTCTGCAAACAAAGTGATTGCTCTGGCCACGAGCGATAAGATGGGAACAGCGGAACCATATAAAGTATGTGATATAAGAGAGATGGATACGATTATAACCGACGAGGCAGGATTAGCCATGGCAGGACCTTACAGAGAGCTGGGTATTAACGTGATCTGA
- the carB gene encoding carbamoyl-phosphate synthase large subunit → MPKDSSIKSVLIIGSGPIIIGQACEFDYSGSQAARSLREEGIKVILINSNPATIMTDPMMADRVYLLPLTVESIEQILEEQQIDAVLPTMGGQTALNLCKEVDELGIWEKYNVRLIGVDIKAIDKAEDREQFRQWMIQLGVPVAPAKTANSFLEGKEFAQEIGFPLVIRPSFTLGGTGGGFVHTKDDLDEALQRGLQASPIHEVLVEKAVLGWKEFELELLRDSKDNVVIICTVENLDPMGIHTGDSITVAPAMTLSDTAYQLMRNKAMEMMRDLGNFAGGCNVQFSLNPATEEIIAIEINPRVSRSSALASKATGYPIAKIAAKLAIGYTLDELENQITRTTSAFFEPALDYVIVKMPRWNFDKFKGADQTLGLQMKSVGEVMAIGRTFPEALQKACQSLENDALGLGYYGKSQMKSEQLLERMKTPTWDRIFRIKDALMEGVSVKHLHQLTYIDKWFLHQINDIVTLEKQLMEHDLDTIPVDMLREAKRMGFSDAQLVNLLGNCEEEEVYAKRKELGITRTYKMVDTCSAEFEAKTPYFYSTFDSVNESQPSEKKKVIVLGSGPNRIGQGIEFDYCCTHGLQAIQECGYDAIMVNCNPETVSTDFDMANKLYFEPVFWEHLWEIIELEKPEGVIVQLGGQTALKLAKKLEEKGIRIIGTSFDNMDIAEDRGRFSDLLKELNIPYPKYGTAYNTDDAIEVAKEVGYPVLVRPSYVLGGQRMRIVINEEELESSVLSLLKHLPGNKILIDHFLDRCQEAEIDGIFDGENFHVMGVMEHIEPAGIHSGDSNAVLPAFNLSPMEVTTMEYYAEKIARALDIRGLINIQFAIKNGQVFVIEANPRASRTTPFIAKAYQVPYLNIATKVMLGKNKLTDFTIEKKLDGFAIKEPVFSFNKFPGVNKELGPEMKSTGEAIRFIKDLRDPYFRTLYKEKSMYLSK, encoded by the coding sequence ATGCCTAAAGACTCTTCTATCAAATCTGTTCTTATTATTGGTTCTGGTCCTATTATTATTGGTCAGGCATGTGAATTTGACTACTCCGGTTCTCAGGCAGCACGTTCTCTGCGTGAGGAAGGTATCAAAGTGATCCTGATAAATTCCAATCCGGCCACTATCATGACTGACCCTATGATGGCCGATAGGGTATACTTACTACCCCTAACTGTAGAGAGTATAGAACAGATACTGGAAGAGCAGCAGATAGACGCTGTGTTACCTACCATGGGTGGTCAGACCGCCCTGAACCTTTGTAAGGAGGTAGATGAACTGGGTATCTGGGAAAAATACAATGTTCGCCTGATTGGGGTGGATATCAAAGCTATCGACAAAGCAGAAGACCGTGAACAGTTCCGCCAGTGGATGATCCAGCTGGGGGTACCAGTAGCGCCTGCAAAAACAGCAAACTCCTTCCTGGAAGGTAAAGAATTCGCACAGGAAATCGGTTTCCCGCTTGTAATCCGTCCTTCCTTCACCCTGGGTGGTACCGGTGGTGGTTTTGTGCATACCAAAGATGATCTGGACGAAGCTTTGCAGCGTGGTCTTCAGGCATCTCCGATCCACGAAGTACTGGTAGAGAAAGCCGTACTGGGTTGGAAGGAGTTCGAACTGGAACTGCTGCGTGATTCCAAAGACAATGTAGTGATTATCTGTACAGTGGAAAACCTGGATCCAATGGGGATCCATACAGGTGATTCCATTACTGTGGCACCTGCTATGACGCTGAGTGACACTGCTTACCAGCTGATGCGTAACAAGGCGATGGAGATGATGCGTGACCTCGGCAACTTTGCTGGTGGTTGTAACGTACAGTTCTCTCTGAATCCTGCTACTGAAGAGATCATCGCTATCGAGATCAATCCTCGTGTGAGCCGCTCTTCTGCACTGGCTTCCAAAGCAACTGGTTATCCAATTGCAAAGATTGCTGCTAAACTGGCAATCGGTTATACACTGGATGAACTGGAGAACCAGATCACCAGAACCACTTCGGCTTTCTTCGAACCGGCACTGGACTACGTAATCGTAAAGATGCCACGCTGGAACTTCGATAAATTTAAAGGTGCTGATCAGACACTGGGTCTGCAGATGAAGTCAGTAGGTGAGGTAATGGCAATTGGCCGTACTTTCCCTGAGGCTTTGCAGAAGGCTTGTCAGAGTCTGGAGAACGATGCACTGGGCCTGGGTTACTATGGTAAATCCCAGATGAAGAGCGAGCAATTGCTGGAAAGAATGAAGACACCTACCTGGGACAGGATTTTCCGTATCAAGGATGCCCTGATGGAAGGTGTATCTGTAAAGCACCTGCACCAGCTTACCTATATTGACAAATGGTTCCTGCACCAGATCAATGATATCGTGACCCTGGAAAAACAACTGATGGAGCATGATCTGGATACAATACCGGTTGATATGCTGCGTGAAGCAAAACGTATGGGCTTCTCCGATGCACAGCTGGTAAACCTGCTGGGTAATTGTGAAGAAGAAGAGGTATACGCAAAACGTAAGGAACTGGGCATCACCCGTACTTACAAAATGGTAGATACCTGTTCTGCGGAATTTGAAGCAAAAACTCCTTATTTCTATTCCACATTTGATTCTGTAAACGAAAGCCAGCCTTCTGAAAAGAAGAAAGTAATCGTACTGGGTTCGGGTCCTAACCGTATCGGTCAGGGTATCGAATTTGACTACTGCTGTACGCATGGTCTGCAGGCGATTCAGGAATGCGGTTACGATGCTATCATGGTAAACTGTAACCCTGAAACAGTATCTACTGACTTCGATATGGCGAACAAGCTGTACTTCGAACCAGTATTCTGGGAGCATCTGTGGGAGATTATCGAACTGGAAAAACCTGAAGGGGTGATTGTACAGCTGGGTGGACAGACTGCGCTGAAACTGGCTAAAAAACTGGAAGAAAAAGGAATTCGCATCATTGGTACATCCTTTGACAACATGGATATTGCCGAAGACCGTGGCCGTTTCTCCGACCTGCTGAAAGAACTGAACATTCCTTATCCTAAGTATGGCACTGCCTACAATACGGATGATGCGATTGAAGTAGCGAAAGAAGTTGGTTATCCGGTACTGGTTCGTCCTTCATATGTATTGGGCGGTCAGCGTATGCGTATCGTAATTAACGAAGAAGAACTGGAAAGCTCTGTACTGAGCCTGCTGAAACACTTACCAGGTAACAAAATTCTGATTGACCACTTCCTGGATCGTTGTCAGGAGGCAGAGATCGACGGTATCTTTGATGGCGAAAACTTCCATGTAATGGGTGTAATGGAGCACATCGAGCCTGCAGGTATTCACAGTGGCGACAGTAACGCGGTACTGCCAGCGTTCAACCTGTCTCCAATGGAAGTAACAACAATGGAGTATTACGCTGAGAAGATTGCAAGGGCACTTGATATCCGTGGATTGATCAACATTCAGTTTGCCATCAAGAATGGTCAGGTGTTTGTGATCGAAGCTAATCCACGTGCATCGCGTACTACACCATTCATCGCTAAAGCTTATCAGGTACCTTACCTGAATATAGCAACCAAAGTGATGCTGGGTAAGAATAAACTGACCGATTTCACCATCGAGAAGAAACTGGACGGTTTTGCAATTAAGGAGCCTGTGTTCTCTTTCAATAAGTTCCCAGGTGTGAACAAGGAATTAGGCCCTGAAATGAAATCAACAGGTGAAGCGATCCGCTTTATTAAAGACCTGCGTGATCCATATTTCAGAACCTTGTACAAGGAGAAGAGCATGTATCTGAGCAAATAA
- the purH gene encoding bifunctional phosphoribosylaminoimidazolecarboxamide formyltransferase/IMP cyclohydrolase: protein MQKQIKSALISVFYKDNLENIVKKLGEQGVTIYSTGGTQKFIEDLGVSCVAVENLTAYPSILGGRVKTLHPKVFGGILARRDNPQDLEQLAQYEIPELDLVIVDLYPFEETVKSTKEEQTIIEKIDIGGVSLIRAAGKNYKDVVIVASKDQYADLEKVLTDNNGATSLEDRRAFAAKAFEVCANYDVAISQYFLNNEPGAYFQVSAPLGQIMRYGENPHQKGVFYGDLSEIFNKLHGKELSYNNLVDVDAACQLIQEFKDITFAVIKHTNVCGIASRSTLKEAWDAALAGDKESAFGGVLVCNAIVDKATAESISEIFFEILIAPGFAPDALEVLQAKKNRILLEQKAPVVAPNVYKNVLNGVLLQGNDKGNFQDWNDVGAKPATPEEKADLTFANIVCKHLKSNAIALVKNQQLIGKGCGQTSRIDALRHAIEKAKQFNFDLRGSAMASDAFFPFDDCVRIAHAEGIVSIIQPGGSVRDNDSITYCKENDMVMVMTGMRHFRH from the coding sequence ATGCAAAAGCAAATAAAATCAGCACTGATCTCCGTTTTCTATAAAGACAACCTGGAGAACATCGTTAAAAAATTGGGTGAACAGGGTGTAACCATCTATTCTACCGGTGGTACACAAAAGTTTATTGAAGACTTAGGTGTTTCCTGTGTGGCTGTAGAAAATCTGACAGCTTATCCTTCCATCCTGGGAGGCCGTGTAAAAACATTGCATCCTAAAGTATTTGGTGGTATTCTTGCTCGTCGGGATAATCCACAGGATCTGGAACAGCTTGCACAATACGAGATTCCTGAACTGGATCTGGTAATCGTGGATCTGTATCCGTTCGAAGAGACTGTAAAAAGTACAAAGGAAGAACAAACTATCATCGAGAAGATCGATATCGGTGGTGTATCTCTGATCAGAGCTGCCGGTAAGAACTACAAAGATGTAGTGATCGTTGCTTCCAAAGACCAGTATGCTGATCTGGAAAAAGTACTGACTGACAACAATGGCGCTACTTCACTGGAAGATCGTCGTGCTTTTGCTGCGAAGGCATTTGAAGTATGTGCTAACTACGATGTAGCAATTTCACAGTACTTCCTGAACAATGAGCCAGGTGCTTATTTTCAGGTATCTGCGCCTCTGGGTCAGATCATGCGTTATGGAGAAAATCCTCACCAGAAGGGTGTATTCTATGGTGACTTGTCTGAAATCTTCAACAAGCTACATGGTAAAGAACTGTCTTACAATAACCTGGTAGACGTAGATGCGGCCTGCCAGCTGATTCAGGAATTTAAAGACATCACTTTTGCTGTCATTAAGCATACCAACGTATGCGGTATCGCTAGTCGCTCTACCCTGAAAGAAGCTTGGGACGCTGCGCTGGCTGGTGATAAGGAAAGTGCATTTGGTGGCGTACTGGTTTGTAATGCTATTGTAGATAAAGCGACTGCTGAGTCTATCAGTGAGATCTTTTTCGAAATCCTGATTGCTCCGGGTTTTGCACCTGATGCATTGGAAGTGCTGCAGGCAAAGAAGAACCGCATCTTATTAGAACAGAAAGCACCTGTTGTAGCTCCGAATGTATATAAGAATGTACTGAACGGCGTACTGCTGCAGGGAAATGATAAAGGTAACTTCCAGGACTGGAATGATGTAGGTGCTAAACCTGCAACACCGGAAGAGAAAGCAGACCTTACCTTTGCTAACATCGTATGTAAACACCTGAAATCTAACGCTATCGCACTGGTGAAAAATCAGCAGCTGATTGGTAAAGGTTGTGGTCAGACTTCCCGTATCGATGCGCTGCGCCATGCTATTGAAAAAGCAAAGCAATTCAATTTCGATCTGAGAGGGTCAGCTATGGCGTCTGATGCATTCTTCCCATTCGATGATTGCGTACGTATCGCTCATGCTGAAGGTATCGTATCTATCATTCAGCCAGGGGGATCTGTTCGTGACAACGACTCAATTACTTACTGTAAAGAAAATGATATGGTGATGGTTATGACCGGTATGCGTCATTTCAGACACTAA
- a CDS encoding ComEC/Rec2 family competence protein yields MFVYILKTAPFLRVVIPFMLGIIWPLPLLYVLPAILFLLMLHVGIGYLPLWVKFKLDVYRGIILQLLLVCMGCMLVDAKEKYKHHLIKAAPDEVLVGTIAAPVQNSLYGYRTVVELQTREQLLIYFPPDSAVMAIQEGDRLLFNGPVQLISFNGNPGSFNYREYCATRYIYQQVHLQTGHWRHISQPKSILLRCRNSCLQIINHYIGGREAGLAAALLIGYRFGLDREMVNDYVQTGIVHIIAISGMHLALIYGCLIWSLQWLPIPSLKGVLIIVVVWGFTLLTGASASVLRAAVMLTVVTIGKFFLDRESSTYNQLALSAFLLLCYDPSLIKDVGFQLSYLAVLGILLLNKPFDSKSYWWRKLREAITIAIAAQAITFPLCLYLFGQFPLYFLPANLLAVPLSTLILYGEIMLLCVQTHWLGACLRWLLITMNNIVAWIGHLPGALISGLHLSVYGVVALYVCIVAYLAGRKGIVYMMGALCLWSLIVLPGKLQRQQQRIMIVYNQPRHTGVDFIQGHVVQFAGDDSISADMLRAARDFYEADTGRLAGFEQLGHFICCGNKRVVIVDSALPGGRPTKKFKTDYLLLSHNPRVAIKDLQGFYDVGCYIFDASSSRSRIEKWKSECYTLTLRFLSVPDQGAYVVNF; encoded by the coding sequence ATGTTTGTTTACATCCTGAAAACCGCTCCTTTTTTGCGGGTTGTGATTCCATTTATGTTGGGAATCATCTGGCCATTACCATTGTTGTATGTTCTTCCAGCCATACTTTTTCTTTTAATGCTTCATGTGGGAATCGGTTATTTGCCGCTATGGGTAAAGTTTAAACTGGATGTGTACAGAGGAATTATCCTACAATTATTACTTGTATGCATGGGATGTATGCTGGTAGATGCAAAAGAAAAATATAAACATCATCTGATCAAAGCCGCGCCTGATGAGGTGTTAGTTGGTACGATAGCAGCCCCTGTACAAAATAGCCTATATGGATATAGAACTGTAGTTGAACTACAGACCAGAGAACAGTTACTGATTTATTTTCCTCCGGATAGCGCTGTTATGGCTATTCAGGAAGGAGACCGGTTATTGTTCAACGGGCCCGTACAACTCATTTCTTTCAATGGTAATCCTGGTTCCTTCAATTATCGTGAATACTGTGCGACACGATATATTTATCAGCAGGTACACCTGCAAACAGGCCACTGGCGGCATATTTCGCAACCTAAAAGTATCTTGTTGCGTTGCCGTAATAGTTGCCTGCAAATCATCAACCATTATATAGGTGGCCGGGAAGCTGGTCTGGCAGCGGCTTTGCTAATAGGGTACCGATTTGGTTTAGATAGAGAAATGGTGAATGATTATGTGCAAACGGGCATTGTACATATCATTGCTATTTCAGGTATGCATCTGGCATTGATATACGGTTGTCTGATCTGGAGCTTGCAATGGTTGCCCATACCTTCACTGAAAGGAGTGCTGATCATCGTGGTGGTATGGGGTTTTACTTTGCTTACAGGTGCTTCTGCTTCGGTATTGAGAGCTGCTGTGATGCTGACTGTAGTGACTATCGGGAAGTTCTTTTTAGACCGTGAATCTTCTACTTATAATCAGCTTGCGCTTTCTGCATTCCTGTTGTTATGTTATGATCCTTCGCTGATAAAAGATGTAGGGTTTCAATTGTCTTACCTGGCGGTGTTGGGCATCCTGTTATTGAATAAGCCATTCGATAGTAAATCTTATTGGTGGCGAAAACTAAGGGAAGCCATCACAATCGCTATCGCTGCACAAGCTATTACTTTCCCTTTGTGCCTTTATCTCTTTGGACAGTTTCCATTATATTTTCTGCCAGCGAATCTACTGGCGGTACCCTTGTCTACTTTAATCCTTTATGGTGAAATAATGTTATTGTGTGTGCAGACTCATTGGCTGGGCGCCTGTCTGCGATGGTTGTTGATAACGATGAATAATATTGTTGCATGGATAGGACATTTGCCGGGTGCATTAATTTCAGGGTTGCATTTATCAGTGTATGGAGTCGTGGCATTGTATGTTTGTATTGTTGCATACTTAGCAGGCAGGAAAGGGATTGTTTACATGATGGGCGCTCTTTGTCTGTGGAGTCTGATTGTACTGCCAGGAAAGTTACAACGGCAACAACAGCGGATCATGATTGTGTACAATCAGCCACGCCATACGGGCGTTGACTTTATCCAGGGGCATGTAGTTCAGTTCGCAGGAGATGATAGCATATCTGCTGATATGCTGCGGGCAGCAAGGGATTTTTACGAAGCTGATACAGGAAGGTTAGCAGGGTTTGAACAGCTAGGGCATTTTATTTGTTGTGGAAATAAGCGCGTGGTAATAGTAGACAGCGCACTGCCAGGTGGAAGACCTACAAAAAAATTCAAGACAGATTATCTTTTACTGTCACATAATCCACGTGTGGCAATCAAAGATTTGCAGGGGTTTTACGATGTGGGCTGCTATATTTTTGACGCATCCAGTTCACGCAGCAGGATAGAGAAATGGAAAAGTGAATGTTACACGCTAACTTTGCGCTTCCTTTCGGTTCCGGACCAGGGAGCCTATGTTGTAAATTTCTAA
- a CDS encoding MFS transporter, translating into MFQELTAGLPQRRQARIAVSALFFLTGFCFFSWATRIPDIQQKLHLSEGQLGGLLLALPIGSLLSMPAAGALVGKYGSRQILLVFGSLYGLILPTLGLAGETWILFTLLVVFGFCGNIANIAVNTQAVFVEKMYGRSVMASFHGLWSSGGLAGSLLAWGMQKWHILPYQHFLVSMVIVFIILMVNINHVVRHDDKAGEREEKQPLFVLPDKFLMILGIIAFASMICEGAMFDWSGVYFRKVIHVNIAVVGTNAFMSTMASFRFLADYLKLRFGVKRVLQLSGGLIAGGLLLAVVFPYFTTAIIGFLMVGAGVSSVVPLVYSAAGRSNTMTPGMALAAVSTIGYLGFLFGPVLIGLVAQIISLRASFFLIALMGLSIAVMSNRVKN; encoded by the coding sequence ATGTTTCAGGAATTGACAGCAGGCCTTCCGCAGCGGCGGCAGGCGCGCATAGCAGTGAGCGCACTATTTTTTCTGACGGGATTTTGCTTTTTCAGTTGGGCTACCCGTATTCCGGACATTCAACAAAAGTTACATCTTTCTGAAGGGCAGTTAGGTGGATTGTTATTGGCTTTGCCGATAGGTTCCCTTTTGTCTATGCCGGCAGCTGGTGCGCTGGTTGGTAAGTATGGCAGCAGGCAGATTCTGCTGGTGTTTGGATCTTTGTATGGTTTGATTTTGCCGACCCTTGGTCTGGCAGGGGAGACCTGGATACTCTTTACATTGTTGGTAGTGTTTGGGTTTTGTGGCAACATTGCTAATATTGCAGTGAACACACAGGCGGTATTTGTAGAAAAAATGTATGGCAGATCTGTGATGGCTTCCTTTCATGGATTGTGGAGTTCTGGTGGGTTGGCAGGTTCTCTGCTGGCGTGGGGAATGCAGAAGTGGCATATATTGCCCTATCAGCATTTTCTGGTGAGTATGGTGATTGTATTTATCATCCTTATGGTGAATATCAATCATGTGGTAAGGCATGATGACAAAGCCGGTGAGCGTGAAGAAAAGCAGCCGCTATTTGTATTACCTGACAAGTTCCTGATGATCCTTGGCATTATTGCTTTTGCCTCTATGATTTGCGAGGGAGCTATGTTTGACTGGAGTGGGGTATATTTCAGAAAAGTGATTCATGTTAATATTGCGGTAGTAGGTACTAACGCCTTTATGAGTACGATGGCGTCTTTCCGCTTCCTCGCAGATTATCTGAAGTTGCGTTTTGGGGTAAAGCGGGTATTACAATTGAGTGGCGGACTTATTGCCGGCGGGCTGTTGCTGGCAGTTGTATTCCCTTATTTTACTACTGCTATTATTGGGTTTCTGATGGTCGGCGCAGGGGTATCTTCAGTTGTTCCACTGGTATATAGTGCAGCAGGGCGGAGTAATACTATGACTCCGGGAATGGCCCTGGCGGCGGTTTCTACGATTGGTTATCTCGGATTTCTGTTTGGTCCGGTTTTGATTGGGTTAGTTGCCCAGATCATTAGTTTGAGGGCGTCTTTCTTTCTTATTGCTCTGATGGGTTTATCCATTGCAGTGATGAGTAACCGTGTCAAAAATTAA
- a CDS encoding sigma-70 family RNA polymerase sigma factor, which yields MAFIHHNSDNGADDAQLIRIYKKSGKLEDLATLYQRYMNLVYGVCLRYFDEEASKDVVMQIFEELIVKVQQYEIQNFKSWLHVLTRNHCLMKLRAMKNKESREISLDVLPVMENEQFTHHDGGTVLETNLQEMERCMETLPEEQKRSVDLFYLKEKSYKEVADLTGYEMKKVKSYIQNGKRNLKNCMEQHNAAAKQSY from the coding sequence ATGGCATTTATACATCACAATAGTGACAACGGGGCGGACGATGCACAGCTGATCCGGATATACAAAAAATCCGGCAAGCTTGAAGATCTCGCTACCCTATACCAGCGTTACATGAACCTGGTATATGGGGTCTGTTTGCGTTATTTTGATGAAGAGGCCAGTAAGGATGTTGTGATGCAGATTTTTGAAGAACTCATCGTGAAAGTGCAACAGTATGAGATACAGAACTTTAAAAGCTGGCTACATGTCCTGACCCGCAATCATTGTCTGATGAAACTGCGGGCGATGAAGAATAAAGAAAGCCGTGAGATCTCTCTTGATGTGCTCCCTGTTATGGAAAACGAGCAGTTTACACATCATGATGGCGGTACGGTACTGGAGACAAATCTCCAGGAGATGGAAAGGTGTATGGAGACCTTACCGGAAGAACAGAAGCGTAGTGTCGATCTTTTTTACCTGAAGGAAAAGAGTTACAAAGAAGTAGCCGATCTGACAGGATATGAAATGAAAAAGGTGAAAAGCTATATTCAGAATGGGAAGCGCAATCTGAAAAATTGTATGGAACAACATAATGCAGCAGCAAAACAATCATATTAA
- a CDS encoding 5' nucleotidase, NT5C type has product MARIAIDMDGVMADTCQQYIDWYAARYGETIDRNSLLGLPETEGFPAGKDVIRGFLYEPGFFRNKPVLKDCQEVVKALFDKHDVFIVSAAMEFPQSLVEKLDWLQEHFPFIGWERIVFCGSKTIVHADYMIDDHVKNLQYFKGEPLMFTAPHNVNISGYKRVNTWEEIGQLLL; this is encoded by the coding sequence ATGGCAAGAATAGCTATAGACATGGATGGAGTTATGGCAGATACCTGCCAGCAATACATCGACTGGTACGCAGCACGCTACGGTGAAACAATTGACAGAAATTCCCTCTTGGGCTTACCGGAAACGGAAGGTTTTCCTGCAGGCAAAGACGTGATCAGAGGATTTCTGTATGAACCAGGGTTTTTCAGGAACAAGCCAGTCCTCAAGGACTGCCAGGAGGTAGTCAAAGCATTATTTGACAAACACGATGTATTCATCGTATCTGCAGCCATGGAGTTTCCACAATCACTCGTTGAAAAGTTGGATTGGTTACAGGAGCATTTTCCATTTATTGGGTGGGAACGTATCGTTTTCTGTGGATCCAAGACCATTGTACATGCTGATTACATGATCGATGATCACGTGAAAAATCTACAATATTTCAAAGGCGAACCGTTGATGTTTACAGCACCTCACAATGTCAATATTTCTGGCTACAAACGTGTAAACACCTGGGAAGAAATAGGTCAGTTACTATTATAG
- a CDS encoding helix-turn-helix transcriptional regulator: MSRLIHMGQRLKQILKQKKVKIVDFADMAGFTNQIAHYHLRKSDMKRSTLEKFCEIISISPEEFYEWNSVSVINGEKPPASSILHHGHRLMELISERGLNKTRLAKRLGMSRRTMYNLFDKELFGSEELDKVSRALEISSTGFLHPGSLDDTRVADNDEMLALREKYYKLLEEHNLLLKTHSSTKEALEQLKKENLQLRKQARSKKG; encoded by the coding sequence ATGTCCAGGTTAATCCATATGGGCCAGCGCCTGAAGCAAATCTTAAAACAGAAAAAGGTTAAGATTGTTGACTTTGCTGATATGGCCGGTTTCACGAACCAAATAGCCCATTACCATTTACGGAAAAGCGATATGAAGCGAAGTACATTAGAAAAGTTCTGTGAGATCATCAGTATCTCGCCGGAAGAATTCTATGAATGGAACAGCGTTTCTGTCATCAACGGCGAAAAGCCACCTGCTTCCTCAATATTACATCATGGTCACAGATTGATGGAACTTATCAGCGAACGGGGATTGAATAAAACAAGGTTAGCCAAGCGGCTGGGAATGTCGAGGCGAACCATGTATAATCTCTTTGATAAAGAACTATTCGGAAGTGAAGAACTGGACAAGGTATCCAGGGCACTTGAAATAAGTTCAACCGGTTTCCTTCATCCCGGATCATTGGATGATACGCGGGTTGCTGATAATGATGAAATGCTCGCTTTAAGAGAAAAATATTACAAGTTGCTGGAAGAGCACAATTTATTATTGAAAACCCATTCTTCAACCAAAGAAGCACTCGAGCAGCTCAAGAAGGAAAATTTACAATTACGTAAACAAGCCCGATCCAAAAAGGGCTAA